The Desulfohalovibrio reitneri genome contains a region encoding:
- a CDS encoding serine/threonine protein kinase: protein MSSEVSELIRAYCPSFSAKHAGRIVEDTSEFMSVDHGDVIRLGGRHYLVLRDECEQRFGIDDPKYWVKRCREMESGERRILKLVFHETFPIKLGDFEIRCYRSPEKEARILNLVRGDLRFMQGETIPDAKGNPVRVLDIVRGRRLDLRVEDIDADHETYFHEHFPGILNKFMGACEAISFLHSRWEKHGDIRRDHLLVEYETGAYRWIDFDYAFDFHENPWGLDIFGLGNILLFLAGKGEHTTQNLAEKGFSDEVLSSLEPDDFTLMFANRLANLGKLYPYIPRELNNVLLHFSIGTYVFYDHVEEMLDELRPCLRLLGGAG, encoded by the coding sequence ATGTCCAGCGAGGTCTCCGAACTTATCCGGGCGTATTGCCCCTCCTTTTCCGCCAAACATGCGGGGCGGATTGTGGAGGACACGTCCGAATTCATGTCCGTGGACCACGGGGACGTCATCCGCTTGGGCGGACGGCATTACCTGGTCCTTCGGGACGAATGCGAACAGCGGTTCGGCATCGACGACCCCAAGTACTGGGTCAAGCGCTGCCGGGAGATGGAGAGCGGAGAACGCCGCATCCTCAAGCTCGTCTTTCACGAGACCTTCCCCATCAAACTCGGCGACTTCGAAATCCGCTGCTACCGCAGCCCGGAAAAGGAGGCCCGCATCCTGAACCTGGTGCGGGGCGACCTGCGCTTCATGCAGGGCGAGACAATCCCCGACGCCAAGGGCAACCCCGTGCGCGTGCTGGACATCGTGCGGGGCAGGAGGCTGGACCTGCGGGTGGAGGACATCGACGCCGACCACGAGACCTACTTTCATGAGCACTTCCCCGGCATCCTGAACAAGTTCATGGGAGCTTGCGAGGCCATCTCCTTCCTCCACTCCCGCTGGGAGAAACACGGCGACATCCGCCGCGACCACCTGCTTGTGGAGTACGAAACCGGAGCCTACCGCTGGATCGACTTCGACTACGCCTTTGACTTCCACGAAAATCCGTGGGGGCTGGACATCTTCGGTTTGGGCAACATCCTGCTCTTTCTCGCGGGCAAGGGGGAACACACCACCCAGAACCTCGCGGAAAAGGGCTTCTCCGATGAGGTTCTCTCCTCCCTGGAGCCTGACGACTTCACCCTCATGTTCGCCAACCGCCTGGCCAACCTCGGCAAGCTCTATCCCTACATTCCCAGGGAGTTGAACAACGTTCTCCTGCACTTCTCCATTGGAACGTATGTTTTCTACGACCACGTGGAGGAGATGCTGGATGAATTGCGCCCCTGCCTGCGCCTTTTGGGAGGCGCTGGCTGA
- a CDS encoding universal stress protein, producing the protein MDCKKILVAVDGSENATRAVEYTGEMMHDSAEARILLLCIERFPDRDLFPDEDSWKKNCEEHRRKMQAFLQEARFILEGKGIPSEHIDVRYVVSCKSPFADRAVARCSHGTSIAQEILAVLKEEGCGTVVVGRRGVSKAEEFLFGSVSSKIMHHARACTVWVVE; encoded by the coding sequence ATGGATTGCAAGAAGATACTCGTGGCCGTGGACGGCTCGGAAAACGCCACCCGCGCGGTGGAATACACCGGCGAGATGATGCATGACAGCGCGGAGGCGCGCATTCTGCTGCTCTGCATAGAGCGTTTTCCGGATCGGGACCTCTTTCCCGACGAGGACAGCTGGAAGAAGAACTGCGAGGAGCATCGCCGCAAGATGCAGGCCTTCCTCCAGGAGGCTCGGTTCATTCTGGAGGGAAAGGGCATTCCCTCCGAGCACATTGATGTGCGGTACGTGGTCAGTTGCAAGTCCCCCTTCGCCGACCGCGCCGTGGCCCGCTGCAGCCACGGCACCTCCATCGCCCAGGAGATCCTGGCCGTGCTCAAAGAGGAGGGGTGCGGCACCGTGGTGGTGGGCCGCCGGGGGGTCTCCAAGGCCGAGGAGTTCCTCTTCGGTTCCGTCTCATCCAAGATCATGCACCACGCCAGGGCGTGCACGGTCTGGGTGGTGGAATGA
- a CDS encoding linear amide C-N hydrolase, with protein sequence MPGISLRNLTLMVVLAVSTVLLPSAAAEACTGVRLVGEDGAVVFGRTQEWGKFDLKPRMAVVPRGTTFQGQTPDGSNGLSFETKYGLAGVLLMQRVIGTGMNEKGLAGGQFYHEGFAEYAEYDPDKAGKSIAPTQVLRYILANFASLEEAREGLREVRVVATRDKDLGKVAPLHYMVVELGGESMVIEYMDGKPVFHHNPVGVITNNPYFDWHLTNLRNYGSMSTKPFKAKKWGDLEITPLAAGSGMLGLPGDFTSPSRFVRATVFAQTARQTSGGLDTAREVFRILDSFQLPADMSEGSDTGKKVSLPSGTQYTIANDTANRVIYYHTMYNRRLRKLDLTEIDFGRDGTRAVPLDEQRAEDIKEVTGTLR encoded by the coding sequence ATGCCGGGCATCTCTCTTCGCAACCTGACGCTTATGGTCGTGCTGGCCGTGTCCACCGTGTTGTTGCCCTCGGCCGCCGCCGAGGCCTGCACCGGCGTGCGGCTGGTGGGAGAGGACGGCGCGGTGGTATTCGGCCGCACCCAGGAGTGGGGCAAGTTCGACCTTAAGCCTCGGATGGCCGTGGTCCCGCGCGGGACCACCTTCCAGGGGCAAACGCCGGACGGGAGCAACGGCCTGTCCTTCGAGACGAAGTACGGCTTGGCCGGGGTGCTGCTGATGCAGCGCGTCATCGGCACCGGCATGAACGAAAAGGGGCTGGCCGGAGGGCAGTTCTACCACGAGGGATTCGCGGAATACGCGGAGTACGACCCGGACAAGGCAGGGAAATCCATCGCCCCGACCCAGGTGCTGCGCTACATCCTGGCCAACTTCGCCAGCCTGGAGGAAGCGCGGGAAGGGCTGCGCGAGGTGCGGGTGGTGGCCACCAGGGACAAGGACCTGGGGAAGGTCGCTCCCCTGCACTACATGGTGGTGGAGCTCGGCGGGGAGAGCATGGTCATCGAGTACATGGACGGCAAGCCTGTCTTCCACCACAACCCGGTGGGGGTCATCACCAACAACCCCTACTTCGACTGGCACCTGACCAACCTGCGCAACTACGGCTCTATGTCCACCAAGCCGTTCAAGGCCAAAAAGTGGGGCGACCTGGAGATCACCCCGCTGGCGGCCGGGTCCGGCATGCTGGGCCTGCCGGGCGACTTCACCTCGCCCTCGCGCTTCGTGCGGGCCACGGTCTTCGCCCAGACCGCGCGGCAGACCAGCGGCGGGCTGGACACCGCGCGGGAAGTGTTCCGCATTCTGGACAGCTTCCAGCTGCCCGCGGACATGTCCGAGGGCTCGGACACGGGCAAGAAGGTCTCGCTCCCCTCGGGCACGCAGTACACCATCGCCAACGACACCGCGAACCGCGTCATCTACTACCACACCATGTACAACCGCAGGCTCCGTAAGCTGGACCTGACCGAGATCGACTTCGGCCGGGACGGCACGCGCGCCGTGCCCCTGGACGAACAGCGCGCCGAGGACATTAAGGAAGTGACCGGGACGTTGCGCTAG
- the nspC gene encoding carboxynorspermidine decarboxylase, with product MTDTPNDPAAQGAAASTPASLDGLGFDAAAAPSPAFVVDRARLRANLEVISGFKARTGARVLLALKGFAMHPVFPMLREVLDGVCASSPHEARLGAEDFGGEVHGFAAAYGEEHVRRMAPRCSHMLFNSLAQWDRFAGQARQLREGIHLGLRVNPEHSEGHTPLYDPCAPRSRLGIRLEELGEALPPGCRGLHFHTLCEHNADALVRTLAAFDEKFGRFVPDMDYVNFGGGHHLTRADYDLDLLERTVASFKERYGVDVYLEPGEAVALNAGFLVTRVLDVVERGGPIAILDTAVPAHMPDVIEMPYRPPVVGAGEPGEKAWTCRLAGLSCLAGDQAGDYSFDAPLKPGDTVVFADQAHYTMVKTNTFNGIDLPALCLADSERGGEVEVVRTFGYGDFRGRLG from the coding sequence ATGACCGACACCCCGAACGATCCCGCCGCCCAGGGGGCGGCCGCCTCCACGCCCGCCTCGCTGGACGGGCTGGGCTTCGACGCCGCGGCCGCGCCCAGCCCCGCCTTCGTGGTGGACCGCGCTCGGTTGCGGGCCAATCTGGAGGTCATTTCCGGCTTCAAGGCGCGCACCGGGGCGAGGGTGCTGCTGGCGCTGAAAGGCTTCGCCATGCACCCGGTATTCCCTATGCTGCGGGAGGTGCTGGACGGGGTCTGCGCCTCCTCCCCGCACGAGGCCCGGCTCGGCGCGGAGGACTTCGGCGGGGAGGTGCACGGCTTCGCCGCGGCCTACGGCGAGGAGCACGTCCGCCGCATGGCCCCGCGCTGCTCCCACATGCTCTTCAACTCCCTGGCCCAGTGGGACCGCTTCGCCGGGCAGGCGAGGCAGCTGCGGGAGGGCATCCACCTGGGCCTGCGGGTCAACCCGGAGCACTCCGAGGGCCACACCCCCCTCTACGACCCCTGCGCCCCGCGCTCGCGGCTGGGCATCCGCCTGGAGGAGCTGGGCGAGGCCCTGCCCCCCGGCTGCCGGGGCCTGCACTTCCACACCCTCTGCGAGCACAACGCCGACGCCCTGGTCCGCACCCTGGCGGCCTTTGATGAGAAATTCGGCCGCTTCGTCCCGGACATGGACTACGTCAACTTCGGCGGCGGCCACCACCTCACCCGCGCGGACTACGACCTGGACCTGCTGGAGCGCACGGTGGCCTCCTTCAAGGAGCGGTACGGGGTGGATGTCTACCTGGAGCCGGGCGAGGCCGTGGCGCTCAACGCCGGGTTCCTGGTCACGCGGGTGCTGGACGTTGTGGAGCGGGGCGGCCCCATCGCCATCCTGGACACGGCCGTGCCCGCCCACATGCCCGACGTCATCGAGATGCCTTACCGCCCGCCCGTGGTGGGCGCGGGCGAGCCGGGGGAAAAGGCCTGGACCTGCCGTTTGGCCGGGCTCTCCTGCCTGGCCGGGGACCAGGCCGGGGACTACTCCTTCGACGCCCCCCTCAAGCCGGGCGACACGGTGGTTTTCGCGGACCAGGCCCACTACACCATGGTCAAGACCAACACCTTCAACGGCATCGACCTCCCCGCCCTCTGCCTCGCGGACTCGGAGCGGGGAGGGGAGGTCGAGGTGGTCAGGACCTTCGGCTACGGGGACTTCCGGGGCCGCCTGGGCTGA
- a CDS encoding MFS transporter has protein sequence MNGNIKVAVAGFLATAVAFGPARMGYGLFLPRFREEFGFSIETAGFIASAAYGSFLLALLLTGFLSPRLGPRAPVIAGGLAAASGMGLVAGASSVHSLAAGVILAASSAGFCWVPYNNAVGRAVSENLWGRVLSIVSTGTTFGIAGAAVLALAILNTGFGWRITWAVFSVAGLAAAVVNAFALGDMRGGGPRDEGAFGIAEDMGLRELLRARAVPLYGVALSFGVTSSIFLSFAVEHVTDAGGLGGGNGEIGPILFLAFGAVGVPGMFTGEFESRIGLRRLLRIIFICSFASLALLGVAPGSWATVLVSAALQGGFVMTVSAVLAFWSLRVFPFIPAVSFTAVLLLVAAGNAAGPALASLAATRIGMGMMFLACGGLSLLTALALPRGVREYSGNQSGS, from the coding sequence ATGAACGGAAACATCAAGGTGGCCGTGGCCGGTTTCCTCGCCACGGCCGTGGCCTTCGGCCCCGCCCGCATGGGATATGGGCTGTTTCTGCCCCGGTTTCGGGAGGAGTTCGGATTCTCGATAGAGACCGCGGGGTTCATCGCCAGCGCGGCGTACGGGAGTTTTCTGCTCGCCTTGCTGTTGACGGGATTCCTGTCCCCGCGTCTGGGGCCCAGGGCGCCCGTCATCGCGGGCGGTCTGGCAGCCGCTTCGGGCATGGGGCTGGTGGCGGGAGCCTCCAGCGTGCACTCGCTCGCCGCGGGCGTGATCCTGGCGGCCTCCAGCGCCGGTTTCTGCTGGGTCCCTTACAACAACGCGGTCGGAAGGGCGGTGTCGGAGAATCTTTGGGGACGCGTGCTTTCCATTGTCAGCACCGGCACGACATTCGGCATCGCCGGGGCGGCCGTCCTCGCCCTGGCTATTCTGAACACCGGGTTCGGCTGGCGGATCACCTGGGCCGTGTTCTCCGTGGCCGGTCTCGCGGCGGCCGTGGTCAATGCCTTCGCCCTGGGGGACATGCGCGGCGGCGGACCTCGCGATGAAGGCGCGTTCGGCATCGCGGAAGATATGGGTTTGCGGGAACTCCTGCGGGCCAGGGCGGTGCCGCTCTACGGGGTCGCGCTGTCGTTTGGCGTGACGAGCTCCATCTTCCTCTCGTTCGCCGTGGAACACGTGACAGATGCTGGCGGCCTGGGCGGGGGGAATGGTGAAATTGGGCCGATCCTGTTTCTCGCTTTCGGCGCGGTCGGCGTGCCCGGGATGTTCACGGGCGAGTTCGAAAGCCGGATTGGCTTGCGCAGGCTGCTGCGCATCATTTTCATCTGTTCCTTCGCCTCGCTGGCGCTTCTTGGTGTGGCGCCTGGATCATGGGCGACTGTACTTGTCTCCGCCGCGCTGCAAGGCGGCTTCGTCATGACCGTCAGCGCCGTCCTCGCCTTCTGGAGCCTGCGGGTGTTCCCGTTCATTCCGGCGGTCAGCTTTACAGCGGTGCTGCTCCTGGTAGCCGCCGGAAACGCCGCGGGCCCGGCCCTGGCCAGCCTCGCCGCCACCCGTATCGGCATGGGGATGATGTTTCTGGCGTGCGGCGGACTTTCCCTTCTTACCGCTTTGGCACTGCCGAGAGGTGTGCGGGAATACAGCGGAAACCAATCCGGCTCCTGA
- a CDS encoding universal stress protein, which translates to MKRKLLVTVGREKGAPHGARFICDFFSDKEGLELTLYYTAPRPASSTSLPDYEERAELDRIAGLNARHGRAALARARSYLTSHGFPGDALTDKLHFRGESTAMDIVREGERGLYDAVVLGSRGVGWLESLVESSVSRDILDKRLTIPLWLCRRPEAGRRNVLACVDDSEQSFRMIDHVGFMLSQEPGQNVTLLNVFDPGSGDRIIAEELFARCGEILHSHGLAPERIGRRVIESRDPAKSILREADRQRHSVVAAGRTGADRGLVKRLFMGSVSSTLYSNLTGAVLWLVQ; encoded by the coding sequence ATGAAAAGAAAACTGCTGGTCACGGTGGGCAGGGAGAAGGGCGCGCCCCACGGCGCGCGCTTCATCTGCGACTTCTTCTCGGACAAGGAAGGCCTGGAGCTGACGCTCTACTACACCGCGCCCAGGCCCGCATCCTCAACCAGCTTGCCGGACTACGAGGAACGAGCGGAGCTGGACCGCATCGCCGGGCTGAACGCGCGGCACGGCCGGGCCGCTCTGGCCAGGGCCAGGAGCTACCTAACCTCGCACGGCTTTCCCGGCGACGCCCTGACCGACAAGCTGCACTTCCGCGGGGAATCCACGGCCATGGACATTGTGCGCGAGGGCGAACGCGGACTGTACGACGCCGTGGTGCTGGGCAGCCGGGGGGTGGGCTGGCTGGAAAGCCTGGTGGAGAGCAGCGTCAGCCGCGACATCCTGGACAAACGGCTGACCATCCCCCTGTGGCTGTGCCGTAGGCCCGAGGCGGGGCGCCGCAACGTCCTGGCCTGCGTGGACGACTCGGAGCAGTCCTTCCGCATGATCGACCACGTCGGTTTCATGCTGTCCCAAGAGCCGGGGCAGAACGTGACCCTGCTCAACGTATTCGACCCCGGCTCGGGCGACCGTATCATTGCCGAGGAACTGTTTGCCCGCTGCGGGGAGATCCTGCACTCCCACGGGCTGGCTCCGGAGCGCATCGGCCGGCGCGTGATCGAGAGCCGCGACCCGGCCAAGTCCATCCTGCGCGAGGCGGATCGGCAGCGCCACTCCGTTGTGGCCGCTGGCCGCACCGGCGCGGACCGGGGCCTGGTGAAGCGCCTCTTCATGGGCTCGGTGTCCTCGACGCTCTACAGCAACCTCACCGGAGCCGTTCTCTGGCTCGTCCAATAG
- a CDS encoding bifunctional acetate--CoA ligase family protein/GNAT family N-acetyltransferase, whose protein sequence is MSLSNLDALFKPSSVAVVGASNQPGSAGFLVMRNLLHGEFPGPVMPVADKAKAISGVLTYPSVEALPQAPDLGMVCSDAAEAPDTIRALGKKGARAVILSGPGYAGQTPKEAEALRGEIRVAAKEAGVRVLGPGGLGLITANLNASLAATGILPGRIAFITQSDSLFTTVLEWASDNAIGFSHFISLGEQLDVDFADVLDYLGGDPMTRSILLYVESLTDARRFMSAARASARNKPILVMKPDEVVETTLPEDICVFALDDEQDAVYDVAFRRAGIVRVRDVDSLFDGARTLVRSQPLLGDNLAILTNGRSAGLLAADACLKGGANLACLSGNTAMELEKRIGRPRAGENPVVMPFNADGAMYTDVLKLVLKDPDVHAVLVAQVPFAEVEGEESARGVADIAVKTKRTVLTCWMGGERAREARAVFAERGVATFVTTDQAIHAFQHMVDYRRNQEMLTETPDSLPTDFFPDTTRVRELVEAALADGRTRLSDQEAKEVMTSYGVPIVETRVVVSAREAVHAAEELGYPVAVKVRSPEITQPFEVGGISLDLETPEQVWDACAHVAHRLHRHAPQAHIDGYIVQQMGRRPGAHELYVGALIDPTFGPVIRFGHGGMASRIIGDFAVALPPLNMALAQELIDRTRISRLLHQPGANREVDLDDICLTLIQVSQLITDVPQVTSLEMNPVFADEEGVLALSAKITVSRTERSGPDRLAIRPYPSELEECVKLKDGQQVTIRPIRPEDAPAHLEFVRKLDPDDLRLRFFGTVHEFEFADMPRFTQIDYDREMAFIATTERRGEPVTLGVVRTSTSPDNEKAEFAIIVASEMKGQGLGSLLFDKMIRYTASRGTKWLTGETMPENKAMAKLAEKFGFEVNINYEDDLVTMRLDMDKVRAGG, encoded by the coding sequence ATGAGCCTGAGCAACCTCGACGCCCTCTTCAAACCGAGCTCGGTGGCCGTGGTGGGCGCTTCCAACCAGCCGGGCAGCGCGGGCTTCCTGGTCATGCGCAACCTGCTGCACGGCGAGTTCCCCGGCCCCGTGATGCCGGTGGCGGACAAGGCCAAGGCCATCTCCGGCGTGCTGACCTATCCCAGCGTGGAGGCGCTGCCCCAGGCCCCGGACCTGGGCATGGTCTGCAGCGATGCGGCCGAGGCCCCGGACACCATCCGCGCCCTGGGAAAAAAGGGGGCGCGGGCGGTCATCCTCTCCGGCCCGGGATACGCGGGCCAGACGCCCAAGGAGGCCGAGGCCCTGCGGGGGGAAATACGCGTCGCGGCCAAGGAGGCCGGGGTGCGGGTGTTGGGTCCGGGCGGCCTGGGGCTCATCACGGCCAACCTCAACGCCTCCCTGGCGGCCACGGGCATCCTGCCGGGCCGCATCGCCTTCATCACCCAGTCGGACTCGCTGTTCACCACGGTTCTGGAGTGGGCCAGCGACAACGCCATCGGCTTTTCCCACTTTATTTCCCTGGGCGAGCAGCTGGACGTGGATTTCGCCGACGTGCTGGACTACCTGGGCGGCGACCCCATGACCCGCTCCATTCTGCTCTACGTGGAGAGCCTGACCGACGCGCGGCGGTTCATGTCCGCGGCGCGGGCCAGCGCGCGCAACAAGCCCATATTGGTCATGAAGCCGGACGAGGTGGTGGAGACCACCCTGCCCGAGGACATCTGCGTATTCGCCCTGGATGACGAGCAGGACGCGGTCTACGACGTGGCCTTCCGCCGGGCGGGCATCGTGCGGGTGCGGGACGTGGACTCGCTGTTCGACGGCGCGCGGACCCTGGTGCGGTCGCAGCCGCTTCTGGGCGACAACCTGGCCATACTGACCAACGGCCGCAGCGCCGGGCTTTTGGCGGCGGACGCCTGCCTTAAGGGCGGGGCCAACCTGGCCTGCCTCTCCGGGAACACGGCCATGGAACTGGAAAAGCGCATCGGGCGCCCCCGCGCGGGGGAGAACCCCGTGGTCATGCCCTTCAACGCGGACGGGGCCATGTACACGGACGTGCTGAAGCTGGTGCTCAAGGATCCGGACGTGCATGCCGTGCTGGTGGCCCAGGTGCCCTTCGCCGAGGTGGAGGGCGAGGAGTCGGCGCGCGGCGTGGCGGACATTGCGGTGAAGACCAAGCGCACGGTGCTGACCTGCTGGATGGGCGGGGAACGGGCACGGGAGGCGCGGGCCGTGTTCGCCGAGCGCGGGGTGGCCACCTTCGTGACCACGGACCAGGCCATCCACGCCTTCCAGCACATGGTGGACTACCGCCGCAACCAGGAGATGCTGACCGAGACCCCGGACTCCCTGCCCACGGATTTCTTTCCCGACACCACCCGCGTGCGGGAGCTGGTGGAGGCGGCCCTGGCCGACGGCCGCACCCGGCTGAGCGACCAGGAGGCCAAGGAGGTCATGACCTCCTACGGCGTGCCCATCGTGGAGACGCGGGTTGTGGTCAGCGCGCGGGAGGCGGTGCACGCCGCCGAGGAACTGGGCTACCCGGTGGCGGTGAAGGTGCGCTCGCCGGAGATCACCCAGCCCTTCGAGGTGGGCGGCATCTCCCTGGACCTGGAGACCCCGGAGCAGGTGTGGGACGCCTGCGCCCACGTGGCCCACCGCCTGCATCGCCACGCCCCCCAGGCGCACATCGACGGCTACATCGTGCAGCAGATGGGCCGCCGCCCCGGCGCGCACGAGTTGTACGTGGGCGCCCTCATCGACCCCACCTTCGGCCCGGTCATCCGCTTCGGCCACGGGGGCATGGCCTCGCGCATCATCGGCGACTTCGCCGTGGCCCTGCCGCCGCTGAACATGGCCCTGGCCCAGGAGCTCATCGACCGCACACGGATTTCGAGACTTTTGCACCAGCCCGGGGCCAACCGGGAGGTGGACCTGGACGACATCTGCCTGACGCTCATCCAGGTCAGCCAGCTCATCACCGACGTGCCCCAGGTGACCAGCCTGGAGATGAACCCGGTCTTCGCGGACGAGGAAGGGGTGCTGGCCCTGTCCGCCAAGATTACTGTGAGCCGCACGGAGAGGAGCGGTCCGGACCGGCTGGCCATCCGGCCGTACCCCTCGGAGCTGGAGGAGTGCGTCAAGCTCAAGGACGGCCAGCAGGTGACCATCCGGCCCATCCGGCCGGAGGACGCCCCGGCCCACCTGGAGTTCGTGCGCAAGCTGGACCCGGACGACCTGCGGCTGCGCTTCTTCGGCACGGTGCACGAGTTCGAGTTCGCGGACATGCCCCGTTTCACCCAGATCGACTACGACCGGGAGATGGCTTTCATCGCCACGACGGAGCGGCGGGGCGAACCGGTGACGCTGGGGGTGGTGCGCACCTCCACCAGCCCGGACAACGAGAAGGCGGAATTCGCCATCATCGTGGCCTCGGAGATGAAGGGCCAGGGCCTCGGCTCCCTGCTCTTCGACAAGATGATCCGCTACACCGCCTCGCGCGGCACCAAGTGGCTGACGGGCGAGACCATGCCCGAGAACAAGGCCATGGCCAAACTGGCCGAAAAATTCGGTTTCGAGGTCAATATCAACTACGAGGACGATCTGGTGACCATGCGCCTGGACATGGACAAGGTGCGGGCCGGAGGATAG
- a CDS encoding saccharopine dehydrogenase family protein, whose protein sequence is MGKVLIIGAGGVSRVTTHKCAQVPEVFEEITLASRTKARCDEIAAELPREIRTEQVDADNVQETVALIKDVQPDLVMNLALPYQDLSIMDACLETGVDYLDTANYEPPEEAKFEYKWQWAYQDRFRKAGLMALLGSGFDPGVTNVFTAYAAKHHLDRVDYLDILDCNAGDHGLPFATNFNPEINIREVTAEGRYFEEGEWKATPPLSQTWDYDFPEVGVRRAYLMYHEELESLVRHIPSIKRARFWMTFSENYLKHLEVIQNLGLDGIEPIDFQGCEIVPLQFLKKLLPDPASLGPRTKGKTCIGCLVRGEKDGAEKQVFIYNTCDHQEAFRETGAQAVSYTTGVPAMVGAMMMLRNTWRGEGVFNMEQLDPDPFLEALGKHGLPWKVIE, encoded by the coding sequence ATGGGCAAGGTACTCATCATCGGCGCGGGCGGGGTCTCCCGGGTGACCACCCACAAGTGCGCCCAGGTCCCCGAGGTCTTCGAGGAAATCACCCTGGCCTCCCGCACCAAGGCGCGCTGCGACGAGATCGCCGCCGAGCTGCCGCGCGAAATCCGCACGGAACAGGTGGACGCGGACAACGTCCAGGAGACCGTGGCCCTCATCAAGGACGTCCAGCCCGATCTGGTCATGAACCTGGCCCTTCCCTACCAGGACCTGTCCATCATGGACGCCTGCCTGGAAACCGGCGTGGACTACCTGGACACAGCCAATTACGAGCCGCCGGAAGAGGCCAAGTTCGAGTACAAGTGGCAGTGGGCCTACCAGGACCGCTTCCGCAAGGCCGGGCTCATGGCCCTGCTCGGCTCCGGCTTCGACCCCGGCGTGACCAACGTCTTCACCGCCTACGCAGCCAAGCACCACCTGGACCGCGTCGACTACCTGGACATCCTGGACTGCAACGCCGGCGACCACGGCCTGCCCTTCGCCACCAACTTCAACCCCGAAATCAACATCCGCGAGGTCACGGCCGAGGGCCGCTACTTCGAGGAAGGGGAGTGGAAGGCCACCCCGCCACTGTCCCAGACCTGGGACTACGACTTTCCCGAGGTCGGCGTGCGCCGCGCCTACCTCATGTACCACGAGGAGCTGGAGTCCCTGGTCAGGCACATCCCCTCCATCAAGCGGGCGCGCTTCTGGATGACCTTCTCCGAGAACTACCTCAAGCATCTGGAAGTCATCCAGAACCTCGGCCTGGACGGCATCGAGCCCATCGACTTCCAGGGCTGCGAGATCGTGCCCCTGCAATTCCTCAAGAAGCTGCTGCCCGACCCCGCCTCCCTGGGCCCCCGCACCAAGGGCAAGACCTGCATCGGCTGCCTGGTCCGGGGCGAGAAGGACGGCGCGGAGAAACAGGTCTTCATCTACAACACCTGCGACCACCAGGAGGCCTTCCGCGAGACCGGCGCCCAGGCCGTCAGCTACACCACCGGCGTCCCGGCCATGGTCGGCGCCATGATGATGTTGCGGAACACGTGGCGCGGCGAGGGCGTCTTCAACATGGAGCAGCTCGACCCCGACCCCTTCCTGGAGGCCCTGGGCAAGCACGGCCTGCCCTGGAAAGTCATCGAGTAG